TGGCGCTGGTGCTCAAGCTCTATGGGATCTGGTGAAGACGATGGGACAGACTTTGCCAAAGCCCGCCTTGCGGCCGTTCCTGCCGGCCGATGTCCCGATGCTTGCCGCGATCTTCGCGTCAGCGATCGAGGAGCTGACCGGCGACGACTACAGCGAGGCGCAACAGGAAGCCTGGATGGCGGCGGCCGGGGACGACGAGTTTGGCCGCAGGCTGGCCTCCGACCTCACGCTGGTCGCAACGCTGGACGGCTCGCCGGTCGGTTTTGCCTCGCTGCGCGGCAGCGATCACATCCGCATGCTCTACGTGCATCCGGCGGTGAGCGGGCAGGGCATCGCGACCCTGCTCGTCGGTGCTCTGGAGAAGCTGGCCGGCAGCCGTGGCGCCACGAGCCTGACGGTCGATGCCAGCGACACCGCGCAGGGCTTCTTCGCCAAGCGCGGCTACACCGCCCAGCAGCGCAACAGCGTCACGATCAACGACGAATGGCTCGCCAACACCACCATGAAGAAGACGCTCGGAGCA
This genomic interval from Bradyrhizobium sp. CB82 contains the following:
- a CDS encoding GNAT family N-acetyltransferase, giving the protein MGQTLPKPALRPFLPADVPMLAAIFASAIEELTGDDYSEAQQEAWMAAAGDDEFGRRLASDLTLVATLDGSPVGFASLRGSDHIRMLYVHPAVSGQGIATLLVGALEKLAGSRGATSLTVDASDTAQGFFAKRGYTAQQRNSVTINDEWLANTTMKKTLGAPQ